ATTGACGCCGAAATAATAGCGGCAAGCGTAGGCATAAAAGACGCGACTGCAAAAAAAATCATCGATAATCTGAAAGAATCAGAAGTCATCATCTACGAAGGCGATAATATGAAAGTCAACACGGATAAACTCAAAGAATTCATCAGATACATAAAACTTAAAAACAAATTCGAAGACGAGGAGACGGCTTGAAAATCAGCACGAATTTGCTAATCCTGATTGCTATGACATCTGTCGTATCCTGCAGCAAAGATCCCCTCTCACCGCACAGCAAACCTGTAGCCGTCCTCAACGTAAGACCTGAGACGGCCTATATTTCGAATGCTGTTTTCACGATAGACGCTGAAGGAAGCAGTTGTTCGGGAGTACCGGCCGCGGACTTGTGGGCGAGAATATCCTGGAATTTCGACCGGGATCCTGATTCGATCCTCTGGGAAAACTGGACAAGTTTGCACAGTATTCTTACATCGCCTCCGTCAATCTCCTATTCGCTCGACACGAATCAGTCGTTTCCGCTAGTTAAAATAATCGCTCTCGAAGTAGCCAATCCAAACGGTGTTTCTGACACTGCCGTCGACACCGTCATCATTCTCAAAAACTGAAACAGCAGATATGAATTTAGTTAAAGTAGGCGGACAAGCGATTCTGGAAGGCGTGATGATGATCACTCCTAAGAGCTGGTCGCTTTCGGTACGTCAGGACGACGACACCATAGTGACAAAAAAATGGAACCGAAAATCCTTCCTCGAAAAACATTTTTTACTAAGACTGCCGCTCGTGAGAGGTTTCGTGGTTCTCTTTGAGACAGTTTTTCTCGGATACAAAGCCCTCGAAATGTCGTCTCAGATACTAATGAAGGACCAGAAGAAAACCTGGAAAGATGATTTAATCATGATACTCTCGCTTTTAGCCGCGATTCTCGTATTTTTCAGTCTTCCTCTTCTCGCGTCGAAATACATTTTCCCGGGAATTTACAAAGACAATCAGTTTCTTCTGAATCTTATCGTCGGATCATTCAGACTGACATTTTTTATACTGTATGTTGTAGCAATTTCGTTCTTGAAAGACGTCAGAAGAGTCTTTGAGTATCACGGAGCGGAGCACAAAGCAATATACTGTTACGAATCCGGACATGATCTCACTCCTGAAAACGCATTGACGTACAACAAGGAACATCCGAGATGCGGCACAAGCCTGATCCTGGTCACGGTAGTTCTCGCAATCATTATCAGCGCTCTTTTCGACACCATCATATTTAATCGTTTTCATTTTTCAAACACCCCGCTGAACAGGACGCTGGTTCATCTTTTTTACATTCCCTTCATAGCCGGTTTGGCTTACGAATTCAACAGACTCGGATCAAAACACGCAAACAATCCTTTTTTTAGAATACTTGTCTATCCCGGACTGCTGATGCAGAAACTGACGACAAAGCAGCCGGATTGCAAACAAATGGAAGTGAGCATATCTGCTCTGAAAGCTTCCGTAGAAGAATCCGGCAATGCTTCCTGAAAACATAAAACTCACCGAATTTATTGAAAAGGCGAGATCCAAACATCTTGTCATAAATGACGAAATATCGGACCCTGCGATTTTCTCGAATCAGAAAAAATATCTCCGCCTTCTCAAAGAAAAATCCGAACTTGATCCAATAATATATTTAAACGATGAGATAAACGATTTAAAGAAAAAACTCTCGGATGTAACCCGGATCATATCTTCAGAAAATGACGAAGAAATTCTGGCGCTCGCACGAACCGAGGAAAAAGAATTGCAAGATTCAATAAAAAGAAAAACCGAAGAATTAATGATTTGTCTTGTCCCGAAAGATCCCCTCGACTCCAGAAACATCATAGTTGAATTGAGACCGGCGGCAGGAGGTGAAGAAGCGGCTCTTTTCGCCGGCGACATGTTCAGGATGTATCAGAGATTTTCTGAATTGAATTCCTGGAAATTCGACTTGATAGACATACACAAAAGCGAGCTCGGAGGCGTCAAAGACTGCGTATTTTCCGTTTCCGGAAAAGACGTGTTCAGAAAAATGAAATTCGAATCCGGAGTTCACAGGGTTCAGCGCGTACCTGCGACCGAATCAGGCGGCCGAATTCACACTTCGACAATTACTGTCGCCATACTTCCCGAACCCGAAGAAGTCGAAATTCAGATCGACCCGAAAGATATAAAAATGGATTTTTTCCACGCGTCCGGACCGGGAGGCCAGAATGTAAACAAACTTTCCACGGCGGTAAGACTGACGCACATTCCAACGGGTCTGGCTGTTGTTTGTCAGGACGAAAGGAGCCAGATAAAAAACAGGGAAAAAGCCTACAAAGTTCTCAAGGCCCGGATATATGATATAAAACTGAACGAAGAAACAGAAAAAATTTCCAGTCAGAGAAAAGCGCAGGTCGGAACCGGCGACAGA
This is a stretch of genomic DNA from candidate division WOR-3 bacterium. It encodes these proteins:
- a CDS encoding DUF1385 domain-containing protein; this encodes MNLVKVGGQAILEGVMMITPKSWSLSVRQDDDTIVTKKWNRKSFLEKHFLLRLPLVRGFVVLFETVFLGYKALEMSSQILMKDQKKTWKDDLIMILSLLAAILVFFSLPLLASKYIFPGIYKDNQFLLNLIVGSFRLTFFILYVVAISFLKDVRRVFEYHGAEHKAIYCYESGHDLTPENALTYNKEHPRCGTSLILVTVVLAIIISALFDTIIFNRFHFSNTPLNRTLVHLFYIPFIAGLAYEFNRLGSKHANNPFFRILVYPGLLMQKLTTKQPDCKQMEVSISALKASVEESGNAS
- the prfA gene encoding peptide chain release factor 1; its protein translation is MLPENIKLTEFIEKARSKHLVINDEISDPAIFSNQKKYLRLLKEKSELDPIIYLNDEINDLKKKLSDVTRIISSENDEEILALARTEEKELQDSIKRKTEELMICLVPKDPLDSRNIIVELRPAAGGEEAALFAGDMFRMYQRFSELNSWKFDLIDIHKSELGGVKDCVFSVSGKDVFRKMKFESGVHRVQRVPATESGGRIHTSTITVAILPEPEEVEIQIDPKDIKMDFFHASGPGGQNVNKLSTAVRLTHIPTGLAVVCQDERSQIKNREKAYKVLKARIYDIKLNEETEKISSQRKAQVGTGDRSERIRTYNFPQKRVTDHRINFSIHRLEEVLDGDLDPVISMLLEDEQNRKIMSIGL